A single Metarhizium brunneum chromosome 5, complete sequence DNA region contains:
- the prb1 gene encoding Alkaline proteinase: MLFKSIIAAVSAFDSLSAAAPANIRASNVIEGSYIVKLKDNVATDKHLSWVSGIHARRNVNNDVAGVEREYNSPAFHGYAGQFDQQTIVEIESSPEVAYVEADQIWTLEESMEKRDLTTQESAPWGLAAVSHRQPNATGYIYDTAAGQGTFGYVMDTGIRATHREFQGRASTGWTGWPGDDRDISGHGTHVAGTVGGVTFGVAKKATIIAVKVFHGTTTSTSIIMGGFDWAVNDIVSKGRQDKSVINQSLGGPFSRAWNDAIEAAFTRGVLSVIAAGNAQRDASEVSPASAPNAVTVGAVDRNWRIVTNWPLGQGSNYGPVLDIFAPGDGIESAEPNSDSQTGLRSGTSMASPHVAGLALYAMSVDGVRGAQAVTDHLIKNSGKGVVTGPLRGSPNRFANNGNPSQ; this comes from the exons ATGTTGTTCAAGTCCATTATTGCCGCTGTGTCGGCCTTTGACAGCCTGTCTGCTGCCGCTCCTGCAAATATCCGCGCCTCCAATGTTATTGAAGGAAGCTACAtcgtcaagctcaaggacaatGTCGCTACCGACAAGCACCTTTCATGGGTCAGCGGTATTCACGCCAGGCGCAACGTCAATAACGACGTTGCTGGCGTCGAGCGCGAGTATAACAGCCCAGCGTTTCATGGCTACGCCGGCCAGTTTGATCAGCAGACAATAGTCGAAATCGAGAGCAGTCCCGAG GTTGCCTACGTTGAGGCGGATCAAATCTGGACTCTTGAGGAGAGTATGGAAAAGAGAGACCTCACAACTCAGGAGTCCGCGCCCTGGGGCCTGGCAGCCGTCTCTCACCGCCAGCCAAATGCTACTGGATATATCTACGACActgcagctggccaaggcaccTTTGGCTACGTTATGGACACCGGCATACGAGCGACGCATCGGGAGTTTCAGGGCCGGGCGTCAACCGGCTGGACCGGCTGGCCTGGTGACGACAGGGACATCTCTGGCCATGGAACTCACGTTGCCGGTACAGTTGGCGGCGTGACCTTCGGtgtcgccaagaaggccaCTATCATTGCCGTCAAGGTTTTCCATGGCACAACAACATCCACCAGTATTATTATGGGTGGGTTCGACTGGGCTGTCAATGACATTGTTTCAAAGGGCCGTCAGGACAAGTCTGTTATCAACCAGTCGCTTGGTGGCCCATTCTCCAGGGCTTGGAACGACGCCATCGAGGCTGCCTTCACCCGGGGCGTTCTGAGCGTTATTGCTGCTGGCAACGCCCAGCGTGACGCCTCCGAAGTCTCGCCTGCTTCTGCACCTAATGCTGTTACCGTCGGTGCCGTGGACAGGAACTGGAGAATCGTCACGAACTGGCCATTGGGCCAAGGCTCCAACTACGGCCCGGTCCTGGATATTTTCGCCCCAGGCGACGGGATCGAATCAGCGGAACCAAACAGCGATTCCCAGACCGGGCTCCGGTCTGGCACCTCAATGGCCTCGCCCCATGTTGCCGGCCTGGCTCTCTACGCCATGTCTGTGGACGGCGTCCGAGGCGCCCAGGCTGTCACCGACCATCTCATCAAGAACTCGGGCAAGGGTGTCGTTACAGGACCTCTGCGCGGTTCTCCTAATCGCTTTGCAAATAACGGCAATCCCAGCCAATAA